Genomic DNA from Spirochaetota bacterium:
GTAAGCGACTATAATTCATCGGCGCCGGGCATGAAGATAGCCGACCATCCGCTCATCGTTTCAACGCGCGATGTGGACGGAAATGTGCGCCTGGCCCGCGATCTCAATAAAAAAATGAAGATACACGGCGTTATCACCGTCGGTACCGATGCTTCGATGACCGTGTCCGCGGTGGCCAATGCGCTCGGTCTTCCCGGTATAAAATTCGAGGATGCGTCCGCGGCAACGAACAAGATCAAGATGCGCGAGCGTTTTGCCAAACATGCCGTGCCGCAGCCGGATTTTTTCCCTTCGTGGACGTATGCCGAGGCGCTTGCCGCCTTCCGTAAGTTGACGAAGCCTGTCGTCGTCAAGCCCGCCGACAATATGGGTTCGCGCGGCGTCATGAAGGTTGACAAGGAAGCGGATATGCTCTTCGCCTTTCAGCGTGCGAAGTCGGCGTCGCCGTCGGGCGAGGTCATCGTTGAGGAATACATGGACGGCCCCGAGCTTTCCATCGATATGCTCATCCACGAAGGCACGATACATGTCACGGGCATTGCGGACCGTATCGTCGAGTACCCGCCGTA
This window encodes:
- a CDS encoding ATP-grasp domain-containing protein; translation: MPERILIIGAGVLQVPAIEIAQEMGLFTIVSDYNSSAPGMKIADHPLIVSTRDVDGNVRLARDLNKKMKIHGVITVGTDASMTVSAVANALGLPGIKFEDASAATNKIKMRERFAKHAVPQPDFFPSWTYAEALAAFRKLTKPVVVKPADNMGSRGVMKVDKEADMLFAFQRAKSASPSGEVIVEEYMDGPELSIDMLIHEGTIHVTGIADRIVEYPPYFVETGHILPSALPEEQVGACIDVMKKGIAALNLTMGAAKGDIKFTSSGAKVGEIAARLSGGFMSAYTYPLATGVNLIKNALEISLGRAPSDLTPKFSRVSMEKALIPGSGIVQEVEGVDRV